A window of Stenotrophomonas indicatrix genomic DNA:
GGTGAGGCCTGCGCGATCGACAACGACAGCGCGCGGCTGGAAGTCAGCTTCCTGCCCAAGGGCCTGCGCTGGCTGCCCTTCGCCAAGGGTGACTACTGGGTGATACAGGTGGCGCCGGACTACAGCGTTGCCCTGGTCGGCAGCCCGGATCGCAAGTACCTGTGGCTGCTGGCACGTGAGCCCCGGCTCGATGCCACCGTGCAGGAACATTATCTGGCCAGCGCGCGCCTGCAGGGCTTCGATCTGTCCGAACTGATCCTGACCCCGCATACCGGCCACCCCACCGCCTGAGCCTGACATCGCATGGACCTGAAGAGTGGTTACCCGTGGTGGGCGGTGCGCAACGGCCTGATCCAGGCCTTTCCGCCGCTGGAACAGGATCTGCAGTGCGATGTGCTGGTGGTCGGTGGTGGCATCACCGGCGCGCTGATCGCCGATGAGCTGTCGGCCCATGGCCACGACGTTGCGCTGATCGAGCAGCGTGACATCGGCTGGGGCAGCACCGCAGCCAGTACCGCGCTGCTGCAGTACGAGATCGATACCCACCTGCTGGAACTGGCCTCGCAGTATGGCCAGGACGCTGCGGCACTGGCCTACCAGGCCTGTGCGGACGCGATCCCTGCATTGGGCGAGGTCGCGCGCGGCCTGAAGGACGTCGACTTCAAGCAGATGGACAGCCTGTACCTGGCCAGCCGTCGCCGCGACGTACCGCGGCTGATGGCCGAAGGCGAGGCGCGCCGTCGCATCGGCCTGGATGCGCGCTGGCTGGACCGGGATGCGCTGCAGGAACGTTTCAGCGTCGATGCCGGAGGCGCCCTGCTGACCCGCCAGGCCGCACGGGTTGATCCCTACTGCTTCACTTACGGGCTGCTGCGGCGGTTGCAGCGGCGCGGCGGCACTGTGCATGACCGCACCGTGCTGCATGCCCTCACCCCCACCGCGCGCGGCGTAACCGCCCGCACCGAATCCGGCATGCAGATCCGCGCCCGCCACGTGGTGCTGGCGATGGGCTATGCCAACCAGCAGTGGCTGGACCCGCGCGTGGCCCGCAACCGCAGCAGCTATGCGTTCATCACCGACCCGATCAACGCCGATGAACTGGGCTGGCTGCAGCGCACGATGGTCTGGGAGAGCGCGCGCCCCTACCTGTACCTGCGTGCCACTGGCGACCGCAGGCTGTTGGTGGGCGGGCTGGACGATGCCATCGATATTCCCGCCCGCCGCGATGGCCGGGTGGACAGCAAGGCCCGCAAACTGATGAAGCAGCTGCTGCAATGGTTCCCGCACCTGCAGCCGACTCCGGCGTTCTCATGGGCGGGCACCTTTGCCGAGACCGCTGACGGCCTGCCGTTCTTCGGGCCGCATGCGCAATGGGGGCCACGGGTACAGTTCGCCATGGCCTATGGTGGCAACGGCATCACCTATTCGATGATCGGCGCCGGGCTGCTGCGGGCGCGGATCGAGCGGCGCCGGCACCCGCTGCAGGACCTGTTCGGGTTCGGGCGGTTGTAGCGTGAAGCCAGGCATGGCCTGGCTCTACCGCAAACGGGCGCCGACAGGCATCATTCAAGCAACGCCTGCTAGCGTCGGCCTGTACCGCCGCGTGCTGCGCGGCCCCTCTGCGCTGGAGTGCCGTCATGATCCGCCCCCTGACCCTGCTGCTGTGCCTGGCCGCCCTGCCCGGGACCGCGTTGGCGCAGTCCGCCGCCGGCGCCACCGCGCCGCAGGCGTCCGGCCTGGACCTGTCCGTGCCGCAGACGCCTATGCGCTATCTCAACGATCCGACGCTGCAACAGGATCCGCCCGGCACGTTCTACGGCGACAAGACCGGCCCGCGCGTGCACGGCGACGGCAGGATCGCCGACGTGCAGGACGACAAGGTCAAGGTCTCCGGCAGCTTCACCACCGGCATCGGCTATGCCAAGAATTACGGCAACACCCACTACAACGCCGCCACGCTGAATCTCAGCAAGAACTACACCAACGATGAAGGCAAGACCCGCGGGGTCAACGTCAACATCCACGTGAGCGAAGGCAAGGGCCCGGGCTTCTTCGGGCCGTACGGCGGTGGTGGGTATTACGGTGGTGGCCCGGGCTATTGGGATTACCCGCCGCCTTACGGCTGGTAAGC
This region includes:
- a CDS encoding lipocalin family protein; translated protein: MTDLPPLKTVTDLKLPRYLGTWYEIARLPMRHEPEGCTDVSAHYQLLDNGNVGVTNRCRMDGEIEEATGEACAIDNDSARLEVSFLPKGLRWLPFAKGDYWVIQVAPDYSVALVGSPDRKYLWLLAREPRLDATVQEHYLASARLQGFDLSELILTPHTGHPTA
- a CDS encoding NAD(P)/FAD-dependent oxidoreductase, producing the protein MDLKSGYPWWAVRNGLIQAFPPLEQDLQCDVLVVGGGITGALIADELSAHGHDVALIEQRDIGWGSTAASTALLQYEIDTHLLELASQYGQDAAALAYQACADAIPALGEVARGLKDVDFKQMDSLYLASRRRDVPRLMAEGEARRRIGLDARWLDRDALQERFSVDAGGALLTRQAARVDPYCFTYGLLRRLQRRGGTVHDRTVLHALTPTARGVTARTESGMQIRARHVVLAMGYANQQWLDPRVARNRSSYAFITDPINADELGWLQRTMVWESARPYLYLRATGDRRLLVGGLDDAIDIPARRDGRVDSKARKLMKQLLQWFPHLQPTPAFSWAGTFAETADGLPFFGPHAQWGPRVQFAMAYGGNGITYSMIGAGLLRARIERRRHPLQDLFGFGRL